A genomic window from Megalobrama amblycephala isolate DHTTF-2021 linkage group LG2, ASM1881202v1, whole genome shotgun sequence includes:
- the tmtops3b gene encoding teleost multiple tissue opsin 3b: MVTVRYLMFLRESLENGSQLDTLTPDQPGFSRTGYTVVAVCLGIIFLFGFLNNFLVLLVFARFHVLRTPINLILLNISVSDMLVCIFGTPLSFAASVYGRWLTGVHGCRWYGFANALFGIVSLVSLAVLSYERYSTILCCSKADVSDYRKAWLFITGCWLYSLAWTVPPLFGWSSYGPEGPGTTCSVQWNHHSPETSSYVICLFVFCLLLPLLLMVFCYGKILIAIHGVAKINQTAAQRRETHVLLMVVSMVSCYLLCWMPYGVMALLGTFSVGIVSPTASVVSSILAKSSTVLNPIIYVLFNNQFYRCFIALVRCSPEPPAHLTLHTEEGGAQQDCIPMGSYGATSPPDSPDKFGTPTMTQRASLQRGNKTLVLVVHCTP; the protein is encoded by the exons ATGGTTACTGTCCGCTATTTAATGTTCCTCAGAGAGTCCTTAGAGAACGGCAGCCAGCTGGACACACTGACTCCAGATCAGCCCGGATTCAGCCGCACGGGATACACTGTAGTGGCAGTGTGTTTGGGAATAATCTTTCTTTTCGGTTTCCTAAATAACTTTCTTGTTCTTTTGGTCTTCGCCCGCTTTCATGTCCTGAGGACTCCGATCAATTTAATACTGCTGAACATCAGTGTAAGCGACATGCTTGTTTGTATCTTTGGCACACCTTTAAGTTTCGCCGCGTCTGTATACGGCCGGTGGCTGACGGGAGTTCACGGCTGCAGGTGGTATGGTTTTGCCAACGCACTGTTTG GTATTGTTTCACTGGTATCTCTTGCTGTGCTGTCATACGAGCGTTACAGCACCATCCTCTGCTGTTCAAAAGCGGATGTTTCCGACTATAGGAAGGCCTGGCTCTTCATCACAGGCTGCTGGCTGTACTCTCTCGCGTGGACAGTGCCACCACTCTTCGGCTGGAGCAGCTACGGTCCTGAAGGTCCTGGCACCACCTGTTCAGTCCAGTGGAACCATCACTCCCCAGAAACGAGTTCTTACGTCATCTGCCTCTTTGTCTTTTGCCTGCTGCTGCCTCTTCTTCTCATGGTCTTCTGCTACGGGAAGATCCTCATTGCCATTCATGGG GTTGCTAAGATCAATCAGACAGCTGCACAGAGGAGAGAGACGCACGTGCTGCTGATGGTGGTTTCCATGGTGTCCTGTTACCTGCTCTGTTGGATGCCATACGGGGTCATGGCATTGCTTGGCACATTCAGCGTAGGCATTGTCAGCCCCACAGCCAGCGTCGTGTCCTCCATACTAGCAAAGAGCAGCACTGTTTTGAATCCCATCATCTATGTTCTGTTCAATAATCAG TTCTACAGGTGCTTTATAGCTTTAGTAAGATGCAGTCCAGAACCTCCAGCCCATCTCACTCTTCACACAGAAGAAGGTGGTGCTCAACAGGACTGCATCCCTATGGGGTCATATGGTGCTACTTCTCCACCTGACAGCCCAGACAAGTTTGGGACGCCCACAATGACCCAAAGGGCTTCACTACAGAGAGGTAATAAGACTTTGGTTCTTGTGGTGCACTGTACTCCTTGA
- the si:ch73-52f15.5 gene encoding transcription cofactor vestigial-like protein 1 isoform X2, whose product MFRMMEGRLLEHSEECKDPPQLFTYYQGDINTAVDEHFFRALNKATIPKDLSTKAKDSNRTPKSGVPPSSSSSPWGLTWSKSTHSSGSSKLTQLTSMEASAPSQGVIVNPSGLSSSSSSFWPPRQGTGFELPQILYQQPVAAESSANSYLNLLQMDRPTGGIMISPFSKSDTRPEWNSGMAFKDVSGSRIGLDSGVPEINKDLYWY is encoded by the exons ATGT TCAGGATGATGGAGGGCAGACTGTTAGAGCACTCAGAAGAGTGTAAAGATCCTCCTCAGCTGTTTACATACTATCAAGGTGACATCAACACTGCCGTGGATGAGCACTTCTTCCGTGCCCTGAACAAAGCCACCATACCCAAAGACCTCAGCACCAAAGCCAAGGACAGCAACAGGACTCCAAAATCTG GTGTccctccatcatcatcatcatcaccatggGGTCTAACATGGTCTAAGTCCACACACTCTTCTGGCTCCTCAAAGTTGACCCAACTGACATCCATGGAAGCCTCGGCTCCATCCCAGGGAGTTATCGTGAATCCTTCAGgactatcatcatcatcatcctccttCTGGCCACCCAGACAAGGCACAGGCTTTGAACTGCCTCAAATACTCTACCAACAGCCCGTGGCTGCTGAGAGCAGTGCCAACTCTTACCTAAATCTGTTACAAATGGATCGCCCAACAGGGGGCATCATGATCTCGCCCTTCTCAAAATCAGATACCAGACCAGAGTGGAATTCTGGGATGGCCTTTAAAGATGTATCTGGAAGCAGGATCGGCCTAGATTCAG GTGTGCCTGAAATCAATAAGGATTTGTACTGGTATTGA
- the si:ch73-52f15.5 gene encoding transcription cofactor vestigial-like protein 1 isoform X3, with protein MMEGRLLEHSEECKDPPQLFTYYQGDINTAVDEHFFRALNKATIPKDLSTKAKDSNRTPKSGVPPSSSSSPWGLTWSKSTHSSGSSKLTQLTSMEASAPSQGVIVNPSGLSSSSSSFWPPRQGTGFELPQILYQQPVAAESSANSYLNLLQMDRPTGGIMISPFSKSDTRPEWNSGMAFKDVSGSRIGLDSGVPEINKDLYWY; from the exons ATGATGGAGGGCAGACTGTTAGAGCACTCAGAAGAGTGTAAAGATCCTCCTCAGCTGTTTACATACTATCAAGGTGACATCAACACTGCCGTGGATGAGCACTTCTTCCGTGCCCTGAACAAAGCCACCATACCCAAAGACCTCAGCACCAAAGCCAAGGACAGCAACAGGACTCCAAAATCTG GTGTccctccatcatcatcatcatcaccatggGGTCTAACATGGTCTAAGTCCACACACTCTTCTGGCTCCTCAAAGTTGACCCAACTGACATCCATGGAAGCCTCGGCTCCATCCCAGGGAGTTATCGTGAATCCTTCAGgactatcatcatcatcatcctccttCTGGCCACCCAGACAAGGCACAGGCTTTGAACTGCCTCAAATACTCTACCAACAGCCCGTGGCTGCTGAGAGCAGTGCCAACTCTTACCTAAATCTGTTACAAATGGATCGCCCAACAGGGGGCATCATGATCTCGCCCTTCTCAAAATCAGATACCAGACCAGAGTGGAATTCTGGGATGGCCTTTAAAGATGTATCTGGAAGCAGGATCGGCCTAGATTCAG GTGTGCCTGAAATCAATAAGGATTTGTACTGGTATTGA
- the si:ch73-52f15.5 gene encoding transcription cofactor vestigial-like protein 1 isoform X1: MTLFNSLGYISQCTTFRTKYHIHFVLVRSVAGCVLDSVRMMEGRLLEHSEECKDPPQLFTYYQGDINTAVDEHFFRALNKATIPKDLSTKAKDSNRTPKSGVPPSSSSSPWGLTWSKSTHSSGSSKLTQLTSMEASAPSQGVIVNPSGLSSSSSSFWPPRQGTGFELPQILYQQPVAAESSANSYLNLLQMDRPTGGIMISPFSKSDTRPEWNSGMAFKDVSGSRIGLDSGVPEINKDLYWY, encoded by the exons ATGACCTTGTTCAACTCGCTCGGGTACATTTCTCAGTGCACAACCTTCCGCACAAAGTATcacattcattttgttttagtgCGATCGGTGGCTGGATGTGTGCTGGATTCAGTTCG GATGATGGAGGGCAGACTGTTAGAGCACTCAGAAGAGTGTAAAGATCCTCCTCAGCTGTTTACATACTATCAAGGTGACATCAACACTGCCGTGGATGAGCACTTCTTCCGTGCCCTGAACAAAGCCACCATACCCAAAGACCTCAGCACCAAAGCCAAGGACAGCAACAGGACTCCAAAATCTG GTGTccctccatcatcatcatcatcaccatggGGTCTAACATGGTCTAAGTCCACACACTCTTCTGGCTCCTCAAAGTTGACCCAACTGACATCCATGGAAGCCTCGGCTCCATCCCAGGGAGTTATCGTGAATCCTTCAGgactatcatcatcatcatcctccttCTGGCCACCCAGACAAGGCACAGGCTTTGAACTGCCTCAAATACTCTACCAACAGCCCGTGGCTGCTGAGAGCAGTGCCAACTCTTACCTAAATCTGTTACAAATGGATCGCCCAACAGGGGGCATCATGATCTCGCCCTTCTCAAAATCAGATACCAGACCAGAGTGGAATTCTGGGATGGCCTTTAAAGATGTATCTGGAAGCAGGATCGGCCTAGATTCAG GTGTGCCTGAAATCAATAAGGATTTGTACTGGTATTGA